The following proteins come from a genomic window of Bacteroides intestinalis DSM 17393:
- the mbpB gene encoding mobilization protein MbpB — protein MIGKGKSISHGVAALEYDLAKEINGQAVATEIARHELYGCTGAEMVQEMKPYHIDFPNVKNNCLRFEVSPSIEESATFTDADWAELGNDFMQRMGLANHQYIIIRHSGTESKKEQAHLHILANRVSLSGELYRDNWIGKKATEAANAIAKERNFVQSQDIGKVNKAEIKEAMDGVLKKMQGFDFTKFKEELGKRGFKVREARASTGKLNGYYVTARSGTEYKASEIGKGYTLAHIERTQSKLKCNSMNISHGNKLTPGSGSFQR, from the coding sequence ATGATAGGGAAAGGGAAAAGCATATCACATGGTGTGGCGGCATTGGAGTACGACCTCGCCAAAGAGATAAACGGGCAGGCAGTAGCCACCGAGATAGCCCGGCATGAACTTTATGGGTGTACTGGTGCGGAAATGGTGCAGGAAATGAAACCGTATCACATTGATTTTCCGAACGTAAAAAACAACTGCCTACGTTTCGAGGTCAGCCCCTCGATAGAGGAAAGCGCCACCTTTACGGATGCGGACTGGGCGGAACTTGGTAACGACTTCATGCAGCGCATGGGGTTGGCGAACCACCAGTACATCATCATCCGGCACAGCGGTACGGAGAGCAAGAAAGAGCAAGCCCACCTGCACATACTGGCAAACCGGGTTTCCCTTTCCGGGGAACTGTACCGGGACAACTGGATAGGGAAAAAGGCAACGGAAGCCGCCAATGCCATAGCCAAGGAACGGAACTTTGTACAGTCGCAGGACATTGGCAAAGTCAACAAAGCGGAAATCAAGGAAGCCATGGACGGCGTATTGAAGAAGATGCAGGGCTTTGACTTTACCAAATTCAAGGAAGAACTTGGTAAGAGAGGTTTTAAAGTCCGGGAAGCCAGGGCAAGCACCGGGAAACTTAACGGCTACTATGTCACAGCCCGAAGCGGTACGGAGTATAAGGCAAGCGAGATAGGGAAAGGCTACACTCTCGCCCATATCGAGCGGACACAAAGCA
- the mbpA gene encoding mobilization protein MbpA, with the protein MELRRNEKITFRCTELEKDALAEQAARCSLSVSEYCRSLSLGGRPRERYTEEERQLLRDIAQLKGTLQRLNNYFGGRQYREVFEENRALITELKKILSR; encoded by the coding sequence ATGGAACTAAGACGGAACGAAAAGATTACATTCCGGTGTACCGAACTTGAAAAGGACGCACTTGCGGAGCAGGCAGCCCGGTGCAGTCTAAGCGTATCGGAATACTGCCGGAGTTTGTCCCTTGGGGGGCGCCCAAGGGAGAGGTACACCGAGGAGGAACGGCAGCTTCTCCGGGACATAGCCCAGTTGAAAGGAACGCTCCAACGGCTGAACAACTACTTCGGTGGTCGCCAGTACCGGGAAGTGTTCGAGGAGAACCGGGCACTAATTACAGAGCTCAAAAAAATACTCTCACGATGA
- a CDS encoding type II toxin-antitoxin system YoeB family toxin, with translation MYTIRVSDGVDKVIAKWKKSNPNLFKKYKKIYKELLEHPKTGLGHPEALRGGGDITWSRHITAHDRIIYDIYEEVVEVYILEVEGHYNDK, from the coding sequence ATGTACACAATTAGGGTTTCCGACGGGGTGGATAAGGTGATTGCCAAATGGAAGAAATCAAACCCCAATTTGTTCAAGAAGTATAAGAAAATCTACAAAGAATTGTTAGAGCACCCTAAGACTGGGCTTGGGCATCCCGAAGCGTTAAGGGGCGGTGGGGATATTACATGGTCTCGACACATTACCGCCCATGACCGGATAATCTATGACATTTACGAGGAAGTGGTAGAGGTCTACATCTTGGAGGTAGAGGGGCATTACAACGATAAATGA